In Phaenicophaeus curvirostris isolate KB17595 unplaced genomic scaffold, BPBGC_Pcur_1.0 scaffold_453, whole genome shotgun sequence, the following proteins share a genomic window:
- the LOC138735108 gene encoding cyclin-dependent kinase 16-like isoform X4 produces the protein MDRMKKIKRQLSMTLRGGRGPDKSLGDPPDGPGSDSEAGPDEGRMGSDGESDPPSGASSEGVGSPVRLRLRHPQTRPGSNEDINKRLSLPADPRVPEGGLPAPLSRRLRRVSLSEIGFGKLETYVKLDKLGEGTYATVYKGRSKLTENLVALKEIRLEHEEGAPCTAIREVSLLRDLKHANVVTLHDIVHTPQCLTLVFEYLDRDLKQYLDDCGSVISMHNVRLFLFQLLRGLAFCHRHKVLHRDLKPQNLLLSRRGDLKLADFGLARAKSIPTKTYSNEVVTLWYRPPDILLGSTEYSTQIDMWGVGCIFSEMVTGRPLFPGSTVEEQLHFIFRLLGTPTEQTWPGIEANAEFRAHKYPPYPAEGLRQHAPRLDPDGADLLGQLLQFEGRRRVPAAQAMAHPFFASLGPRVASLPDRDPAAAGAGAAQPPPTSPPPPPPSRFLVFPGARHGILSPGAPKDESGYPWGPPQTGRGGSRLGEEAPNWERRLQTGGGGSKLVEEAPNWERRLRTGEGASKLGKEPLKWERSLQTGGRRASNWWRSFQTGRGDPQTGGGASKLGKEPPNWERSLQTGRGASKLGKEILKLVEEPPNWERSLQTGGRRASNWWRSLQTGEKRLQTGRGAPQTGGGASTLGEQPPNWWRSPSLLPLPYFLGGIRSVLGFPPPPHSRFIFTRGEMRVSMGEGGLLQGYSKVTPRFLQGYFEAPHGFGGGSQGWGGGGGGAGAEAPLRLLQGFSRLTLRLLTPYSRTRHFSLGGGSLEGVFLTLR, from the exons ATGGACCGCATGAAGAAGATCAAGCGGCAGCTGTCGATGACGCTGCGGGGGGGCCGCGGCCCCGACAAGAGTTTGGGGGACCCCCCCGACGGCCCCGGCAGCGACAGCG AGGCGGGGCCGGACGAGGGGCGCATGGGGTCTGACGGGGAGAGCGACCCCCCCTCGGGGGCGTCCTCGGAGGGGGTGGGGTCCCCCGTGCGCCTGCGCCTGCGGCACCCCCAAACCCGGCCCGGATCCaatgag gacatCAACAAGCGGCTGTCGCTGCCGGCGGATCCCCGGGTGCCCGAGGGGGGGCTGCCCGCGCCCCTCAGCCGCCGCCTGCGCCGCGTCTCCCTG tccgAGATCGGCTTCGGCAAACTGGAGACCTACGTCAAACTGGACAAACTGGGAGAG gGCACCTACGCCACCGTCTACAAGGGCCGCAGCAAACTGACCGAGAacctggtggccctcaaggagATTCGGCTGGAGCACGAGGAGGGGGCGCCCTGCACGGCCATCCGCGAGG TGTCCCTGCTGCGGGACCTCAAACACGCCAACGTGGTGACGCTGCACGACATCGTGCACACCCCCCAGTGCCTCACGCTCGTCTTCGAGTACCTG gATCGGGACCTCAAGCAATACCTGGACGACTGCGGCAGCGTCATCAGCATGCACAACGTGCGG ctgtTCCTGTTCCAGCTGCTGCGCGGTCTCGCCTTCTGCCACCGGCACAAAGTCCTGCACCGCGACCTCAAACCCCAGAACCTGCTGCTCAGCCGCCGCGGGGACCTCAAACTCGCCGACTTCG gtctGGCCCGTGCGAAATCCATCCCGACCAAGACGTATTCGAACGAGGTGGTGACGCTGTGGTACCGGCCCCCCGACATCCTCCTGGGCTCCACCGAGTACTCCACGCAGATCGACATGTG GGGCGTGGGCTGCATCTTCTCGGAGATGGTGACGGGGCGGCCGCTCTTCCCGGGCTCCACGGTGGAGGAGCAGCTGCACTTCATCTTCCGCCTCCTCG GGACGCCGACGGAGCAGACGTGGCCGGGGATCGAGGCCAACGCCGAGTTCCGGGCCCACAAGTACCCCCCGTACCCCGCCGAGGGGCTGCGGCAGCACGCCCCACG gCTGGACCCCGATGGCGCCGACCTGCTGGGGCAGCTCCTCCAG tTCGAGGGTCGCCGGAGGGTCCCGGCCGCTCAGGCCATGGCTCATCCCTTCTTCGCCTCCCTGGGGCCCCGCGTGGCCTCCCTCCCGGACA GAGatccagctgcagcaggagccgGGGCTGCGCAGCCCCCCCCCACGTCgccccccccaccaccaccaag CAGGTTCCTCGTCTTTCCGGGTGCTCGACACGGAATTCTGAGCCCGGGAG CCCCCAAGGACGAGAGCGGCtacccctggggacccccccaaactgggagagGAGGCTCCAGACTGGGAGAGGAGGCTCCGAACTGGGAGAGGAGGCTCCAAACTGGTGGAGGAGGCTCCAAACTGGTGGAGGAGGCTCCAAACTGGGAGAGGAGGCTCCGAACTGGGGAAGGAGCCTCCAAACTGGGAAAGGAGCCCCTCAAA TGGGAAAGGAGCCTCCAAACTGGTGGAAGAAGAGCCTCGAACTGGTGGAGGAGCTTCCAAACTGGGAGAGGAGACCCTCAAACTGGTGGAGGAGCTTCCAAACTGGGAAAGGAGCCTCCAAACTGGGAAAGGAGCCTCCAAACTGGGAGAGGAGCCTCCAAACTGGGAAAGGAGATCCTCAAACTGGTGGAGGAGCCTCCAAACTGGGAGAGGAGCCTCCAAACTGGTGGAAGAAGAGCCTCGAACTGGTGGAGGAGCCTCCaaactggggagaagaggctcCAAACTGGGAGAGGAGCCCCCCAGACTGGTGGAGGAGCCTCCACACTGGGAGAGCAGCCTCCAAACTGGTGGAGGAGCCCAAGTTTGCTCCCCCTCCcttattttttgggggggattcgctcggttttggggttccccccccctccccattcccgttttatttttacaagagGAGAAATGAGAGTCTCtatgggggagggggggttaCTCCAGGGTTACTCTAAGGTTACTCCGAGGTTCCTCCAGGGTTATTTTGAGGCTCCTCATGGCTtcgggggggggtcccagggctgggggggggggggggggggggctggtgCTGAGGCTCCTCTGAGGCTCCTCCAGGGTTTCTCACGCCTTACTCTGAGGTTACTCACTCCTTACTCCAGGACTCGGCACTTTTCTTTGGGGGGAGGATCCCTAGAGGGGGTTTTTCTCACACTGAGGTGA
- the LOC138735108 gene encoding cyclin-dependent kinase 16-like isoform X5: MDRMKKIKRQLSMTLRGGRGPDKSLGDPPDGPGSDSEAGPDEGRMGSDGESDPPSGASSEGVGSPVRLRLRHPQTRPGSNEDINKRLSLPADPRVPEGGLPAPLSRRLRRVSLSEIGFGKLETYVKLDKLGEGTYATVYKGRSKLTENLVALKEIRLEHEEGAPCTAIREVSLLRDLKHANVVTLHDIVHTPQCLTLVFEYLDRDLKQYLDDCGSVISMHNVRLFLFQLLRGLAFCHRHKVLHRDLKPQNLLLSRRGDLKLADFGLARAKSIPTKTYSNEVVTLWYRPPDILLGSTEYSTQIDMWGVGCIFSEMVTGRPLFPGSTVEEQLHFIFRLLGTPTEQTWPGIEANAEFRAHKYPPYPAEGLRQHAPRLDPDGADLLGQLLQFEGRRRVPAAQAMAHPFFASLGPRVASLPDRDPAAAGAGAAQPPPTSPPPPPPSRFLVFPGARHGILSPGAPKDESGYPWGPPQTGRGGSRLGEEAPNWERRLQTGGGGSKLVEEAPNWERRLRTGEGASKLGKEPLKLVEELPNWERSLQTGRGDPQTGGGASKLGKEPPNWERRPSNWWRSFQTGKGASKLVEEEPRTGGGASKLGEETLKLVEELPNWERSLQTGKGASKLGEEPPNWERRSSNWWRSLQTGRGASKLVEEEPRTGGGASKLGRRGSKLGEEPPRLVEEPPHWESSLQTGGGAQVCSPSLIFWGGFARFWGSPPLPIPVLFLQEEK, translated from the exons ATGGACCGCATGAAGAAGATCAAGCGGCAGCTGTCGATGACGCTGCGGGGGGGCCGCGGCCCCGACAAGAGTTTGGGGGACCCCCCCGACGGCCCCGGCAGCGACAGCG AGGCGGGGCCGGACGAGGGGCGCATGGGGTCTGACGGGGAGAGCGACCCCCCCTCGGGGGCGTCCTCGGAGGGGGTGGGGTCCCCCGTGCGCCTGCGCCTGCGGCACCCCCAAACCCGGCCCGGATCCaatgag gacatCAACAAGCGGCTGTCGCTGCCGGCGGATCCCCGGGTGCCCGAGGGGGGGCTGCCCGCGCCCCTCAGCCGCCGCCTGCGCCGCGTCTCCCTG tccgAGATCGGCTTCGGCAAACTGGAGACCTACGTCAAACTGGACAAACTGGGAGAG gGCACCTACGCCACCGTCTACAAGGGCCGCAGCAAACTGACCGAGAacctggtggccctcaaggagATTCGGCTGGAGCACGAGGAGGGGGCGCCCTGCACGGCCATCCGCGAGG TGTCCCTGCTGCGGGACCTCAAACACGCCAACGTGGTGACGCTGCACGACATCGTGCACACCCCCCAGTGCCTCACGCTCGTCTTCGAGTACCTG gATCGGGACCTCAAGCAATACCTGGACGACTGCGGCAGCGTCATCAGCATGCACAACGTGCGG ctgtTCCTGTTCCAGCTGCTGCGCGGTCTCGCCTTCTGCCACCGGCACAAAGTCCTGCACCGCGACCTCAAACCCCAGAACCTGCTGCTCAGCCGCCGCGGGGACCTCAAACTCGCCGACTTCG gtctGGCCCGTGCGAAATCCATCCCGACCAAGACGTATTCGAACGAGGTGGTGACGCTGTGGTACCGGCCCCCCGACATCCTCCTGGGCTCCACCGAGTACTCCACGCAGATCGACATGTG GGGCGTGGGCTGCATCTTCTCGGAGATGGTGACGGGGCGGCCGCTCTTCCCGGGCTCCACGGTGGAGGAGCAGCTGCACTTCATCTTCCGCCTCCTCG GGACGCCGACGGAGCAGACGTGGCCGGGGATCGAGGCCAACGCCGAGTTCCGGGCCCACAAGTACCCCCCGTACCCCGCCGAGGGGCTGCGGCAGCACGCCCCACG gCTGGACCCCGATGGCGCCGACCTGCTGGGGCAGCTCCTCCAG tTCGAGGGTCGCCGGAGGGTCCCGGCCGCTCAGGCCATGGCTCATCCCTTCTTCGCCTCCCTGGGGCCCCGCGTGGCCTCCCTCCCGGACA GAGatccagctgcagcaggagccgGGGCTGCGCAGCCCCCCCCCACGTCgccccccccaccaccaccaag CAGGTTCCTCGTCTTTCCGGGTGCTCGACACGGAATTCTGAGCCCGGGAG CCCCCAAGGACGAGAGCGGCtacccctggggacccccccaaactgggagagGAGGCTCCAGACTGGGAGAGGAGGCTCCGAACTGGGAGAGGAGGCTCCAAACTGGTGGAGGAGGCTCCAAACTGGTGGAGGAGGCTCCAAACTGGGAGAGGAGGCTCCGAACTGGGGAAGGAGCCTCCAAACTGGGAAAGGAGCCCCTCAAACTGGTGGAGGAGCTTCCAAACTGGGAAAGGAGCCTCCAAACTGGGAGAGGAGACCCTCAAACTGGTGGAGGAGCCTCCAAACTGGGAAAGGAGCCTCCAAACTGGGAAAGGAGACCCTCAAACTGGTGGAGGAGCTTCCAAACTGGGAAAGGAGCCTCCAAACTGGTGGAAGAAGAGCCTCGAACTGGTGGAGGAGCTTCCAAACTGGGAGAGGAGACCCTCAAACTGGTGGAGGAGCTTCCAAACTGGGAAAGGAGCCTCCAAACTGGGAAAGGAGCCTCCAAACTGGGAGAGGAGCCTCCAAACTGGGAAAGGAGATCCTCAAACTGGTGGAGGAGCCTCCAAACTGGGAGAGGAGCCTCCAAACTGGTGGAAGAAGAGCCTCGAACTGGTGGAGGAGCCTCCaaactggggagaagaggctcCAAACTGGGAGAGGAGCCCCCCAGACTGGTGGAGGAGCCTCCACACTGGGAGAGCAGCCTCCAAACTGGTGGAGGAGCCCAAGTTTGCTCCCCCTCCcttattttttgggggggattcgctcggttttggggttccccccccctccccattcccgttttatttttacaagagGAGAAATGA
- the LOC138735108 gene encoding cyclin-dependent kinase 16-like isoform X7, whose product MDRMKKIKRQLSMTLRGGRGPDKSLGDPPDGPGSDSEAGPDEGRMGSDGESDPPSGASSEGVGSPVRLRLRHPQTRPGSNEDINKRLSLPADPRVPEGGLPAPLSRRLRRVSLSEIGFGKLETYVKLDKLGEGTYATVYKGRSKLTENLVALKEIRLEHEEGAPCTAIREVSLLRDLKHANVVTLHDIVHTPQCLTLVFEYLDRDLKQYLDDCGSVISMHNVRLFLFQLLRGLAFCHRHKVLHRDLKPQNLLLSRRGDLKLADFGLARAKSIPTKTYSNEVVTLWYRPPDILLGSTEYSTQIDMWGVGCIFSEMVTGRPLFPGSTVEEQLHFIFRLLGTPTEQTWPGIEANAEFRAHKYPPYPAEGLRQHAPRLDPDGADLLGQLLQFEGRRRVPAAQAMAHPFFASLGPRVASLPDRDPAAAGAGAAQPPPTSPPPPPPSRFLVFPGARHGILSPGAPKDESGYPWGPPQTGRGGSRLGEEAPNWERRLQTGGGGSKLVEEAPNWERRLRTGEGASKLGKEPLKLVEELPNWERSLQTGRGDPQTGGGASKLGKEPPNWERRPSNGGRRASNWWRSFQTGRGDPQTGGGASKLGKEPPNWERSLQTGRGASKLGKEILKLVEEPPNWERSLQMGRRGSKLGEEPPRLVEEPPHWESSLQTGGGAQVCSPSLIFWGGFARFWGSPPLPIPVLFLQEEK is encoded by the exons ATGGACCGCATGAAGAAGATCAAGCGGCAGCTGTCGATGACGCTGCGGGGGGGCCGCGGCCCCGACAAGAGTTTGGGGGACCCCCCCGACGGCCCCGGCAGCGACAGCG AGGCGGGGCCGGACGAGGGGCGCATGGGGTCTGACGGGGAGAGCGACCCCCCCTCGGGGGCGTCCTCGGAGGGGGTGGGGTCCCCCGTGCGCCTGCGCCTGCGGCACCCCCAAACCCGGCCCGGATCCaatgag gacatCAACAAGCGGCTGTCGCTGCCGGCGGATCCCCGGGTGCCCGAGGGGGGGCTGCCCGCGCCCCTCAGCCGCCGCCTGCGCCGCGTCTCCCTG tccgAGATCGGCTTCGGCAAACTGGAGACCTACGTCAAACTGGACAAACTGGGAGAG gGCACCTACGCCACCGTCTACAAGGGCCGCAGCAAACTGACCGAGAacctggtggccctcaaggagATTCGGCTGGAGCACGAGGAGGGGGCGCCCTGCACGGCCATCCGCGAGG TGTCCCTGCTGCGGGACCTCAAACACGCCAACGTGGTGACGCTGCACGACATCGTGCACACCCCCCAGTGCCTCACGCTCGTCTTCGAGTACCTG gATCGGGACCTCAAGCAATACCTGGACGACTGCGGCAGCGTCATCAGCATGCACAACGTGCGG ctgtTCCTGTTCCAGCTGCTGCGCGGTCTCGCCTTCTGCCACCGGCACAAAGTCCTGCACCGCGACCTCAAACCCCAGAACCTGCTGCTCAGCCGCCGCGGGGACCTCAAACTCGCCGACTTCG gtctGGCCCGTGCGAAATCCATCCCGACCAAGACGTATTCGAACGAGGTGGTGACGCTGTGGTACCGGCCCCCCGACATCCTCCTGGGCTCCACCGAGTACTCCACGCAGATCGACATGTG GGGCGTGGGCTGCATCTTCTCGGAGATGGTGACGGGGCGGCCGCTCTTCCCGGGCTCCACGGTGGAGGAGCAGCTGCACTTCATCTTCCGCCTCCTCG GGACGCCGACGGAGCAGACGTGGCCGGGGATCGAGGCCAACGCCGAGTTCCGGGCCCACAAGTACCCCCCGTACCCCGCCGAGGGGCTGCGGCAGCACGCCCCACG gCTGGACCCCGATGGCGCCGACCTGCTGGGGCAGCTCCTCCAG tTCGAGGGTCGCCGGAGGGTCCCGGCCGCTCAGGCCATGGCTCATCCCTTCTTCGCCTCCCTGGGGCCCCGCGTGGCCTCCCTCCCGGACA GAGatccagctgcagcaggagccgGGGCTGCGCAGCCCCCCCCCACGTCgccccccccaccaccaccaag CAGGTTCCTCGTCTTTCCGGGTGCTCGACACGGAATTCTGAGCCCGGGAG CCCCCAAGGACGAGAGCGGCtacccctggggacccccccaaactgggagagGAGGCTCCAGACTGGGAGAGGAGGCTCCGAACTGGGAGAGGAGGCTCCAAACTGGTGGAGGAGGCTCCAAACTGGTGGAGGAGGCTCCAAACTGGGAGAGGAGGCTCCGAACTGGGGAAGGAGCCTCCAAACTGGGAAAGGAGCCCCTCAAACTGGTGGAGGAGCTTCCAAACTGGGAAAGGAGCCTCCAAACTGGGAGAGGAGACCCTCAAACTGGTGGAGGAGCCTCCAAACTGGGAAAGGAGCCTCCAAACTGGGAAAGGAGACCCTCAAA TGGTGGAAGAAGAGCCTCGAACTGGTGGAGGAGCTTCCAAACTGGGAGAGGAGACCCTCAAACTGGTGGAGGAGCTTCCAAACTGGGAAAGGAGCCTCCAAACTGGGAAAGGAGCCTCCAAACTGGGAGAGGAGCCTCCAAACTGGGAAAGGAGATCCTCAAACTGGTGGAGGAGCCTCCAAACTGGGAGAGGAGCCTCCAAA tggggagaagaggctcCAAACTGGGAGAGGAGCCCCCCAGACTGGTGGAGGAGCCTCCACACTGGGAGAGCAGCCTCCAAACTGGTGGAGGAGCCCAAGTTTGCTCCCCCTCCcttattttttgggggggattcgctcggttttggggttccccccccctccccattcccgttttatttttacaagagGAGAAATGA
- the LOC138735108 gene encoding cyclin-dependent kinase 16-like isoform X8, with product MDRMKKIKRQLSMTLRGGRGPDKSLGDPPDGPGSDSEAGPDEGRMGSDGESDPPSGASSEGVGSPVRLRLRHPQTRPGSNEDINKRLSLPADPRVPEGGLPAPLSRRLRRVSLSEIGFGKLETYVKLDKLGEGTYATVYKGRSKLTENLVALKEIRLEHEEGAPCTAIREVSLLRDLKHANVVTLHDIVHTPQCLTLVFEYLDRDLKQYLDDCGSVISMHNVRLFLFQLLRGLAFCHRHKVLHRDLKPQNLLLSRRGDLKLADFGLARAKSIPTKTYSNEVVTLWYRPPDILLGSTEYSTQIDMWGVGCIFSEMVTGRPLFPGSTVEEQLHFIFRLLGTPTEQTWPGIEANAEFRAHKYPPYPAEGLRQHAPRLDPDGADLLGQLLQFEGRRRVPAAQAMAHPFFASLGPRVASLPDTTSIFALKEIQLQQEPGLRSPPPRRPPHHHQAGSSSFRVLDTEF from the exons ATGGACCGCATGAAGAAGATCAAGCGGCAGCTGTCGATGACGCTGCGGGGGGGCCGCGGCCCCGACAAGAGTTTGGGGGACCCCCCCGACGGCCCCGGCAGCGACAGCG AGGCGGGGCCGGACGAGGGGCGCATGGGGTCTGACGGGGAGAGCGACCCCCCCTCGGGGGCGTCCTCGGAGGGGGTGGGGTCCCCCGTGCGCCTGCGCCTGCGGCACCCCCAAACCCGGCCCGGATCCaatgag gacatCAACAAGCGGCTGTCGCTGCCGGCGGATCCCCGGGTGCCCGAGGGGGGGCTGCCCGCGCCCCTCAGCCGCCGCCTGCGCCGCGTCTCCCTG tccgAGATCGGCTTCGGCAAACTGGAGACCTACGTCAAACTGGACAAACTGGGAGAG gGCACCTACGCCACCGTCTACAAGGGCCGCAGCAAACTGACCGAGAacctggtggccctcaaggagATTCGGCTGGAGCACGAGGAGGGGGCGCCCTGCACGGCCATCCGCGAGG TGTCCCTGCTGCGGGACCTCAAACACGCCAACGTGGTGACGCTGCACGACATCGTGCACACCCCCCAGTGCCTCACGCTCGTCTTCGAGTACCTG gATCGGGACCTCAAGCAATACCTGGACGACTGCGGCAGCGTCATCAGCATGCACAACGTGCGG ctgtTCCTGTTCCAGCTGCTGCGCGGTCTCGCCTTCTGCCACCGGCACAAAGTCCTGCACCGCGACCTCAAACCCCAGAACCTGCTGCTCAGCCGCCGCGGGGACCTCAAACTCGCCGACTTCG gtctGGCCCGTGCGAAATCCATCCCGACCAAGACGTATTCGAACGAGGTGGTGACGCTGTGGTACCGGCCCCCCGACATCCTCCTGGGCTCCACCGAGTACTCCACGCAGATCGACATGTG GGGCGTGGGCTGCATCTTCTCGGAGATGGTGACGGGGCGGCCGCTCTTCCCGGGCTCCACGGTGGAGGAGCAGCTGCACTTCATCTTCCGCCTCCTCG GGACGCCGACGGAGCAGACGTGGCCGGGGATCGAGGCCAACGCCGAGTTCCGGGCCCACAAGTACCCCCCGTACCCCGCCGAGGGGCTGCGGCAGCACGCCCCACG gCTGGACCCCGATGGCGCCGACCTGCTGGGGCAGCTCCTCCAG tTCGAGGGTCGCCGGAGGGTCCCGGCCGCTCAGGCCATGGCTCATCCCTTCTTCGCCTCCCTGGGGCCCCGCGTGGCCTCCCTCCCGGACA CCACCTCCATCTTTGCGCTGAAGGAGatccagctgcagcaggagccgGGGCTGCGCAGCCCCCCCCCACGTCgccccccccaccaccaccaag CAGGTTCCTCGTCTTTCCGGGTGCTCGACACGGAATTCTGA